The following coding sequences are from one Leptospira mayottensis 200901116 window:
- a CDS encoding NADP-dependent isocitrate dehydrogenase: MAKIKVKTPLVELDGDEMTRIIWKEIKDRFIHPYLDIELDYYDLGVEYRDKTDDKVTVDSAHAIQKYGVGVKCATITPNQDRVKEYNLKQEWKSPNGTIRSILDGTVFRKPIIVKNIPPAVRSWKKPITVGRHAYGDLYKDTELYIPEAGKVELVYTGKDGKEKQRALIHDFDGAGVIMGQHNLDKSILSFAQACFNYAISEKIDLWFATKDTISKKYHARFRAIFDELAKAKAGDLKKAGIEYSYYLIDDAVAQIMKNEGGMLWALMNYDGDVMSDMVASGFGSLGLMTSVLVSPDGKFEYEAAHGTVTRHYRKYQQGETTSTNSVASIFAWTGALIKRGELDGTPDVVSFGHKLEKAVIDTIESGEMTKDLTLLCTDPNAKALDTFQFMEAIQKRL, translated from the coding sequence ATGGCAAAGATTAAGGTAAAAACCCCGCTTGTCGAGCTTGACGGGGACGAGATGACCAGGATCATCTGGAAGGAGATCAAGGATAGGTTCATTCATCCTTATCTCGATATCGAACTGGACTATTATGATTTAGGCGTGGAGTATAGGGATAAAACCGACGATAAGGTCACCGTAGATTCCGCACACGCAATTCAAAAATACGGAGTGGGCGTAAAATGTGCGACTATCACTCCGAATCAAGATAGAGTGAAGGAATACAACCTCAAACAAGAATGGAAATCTCCGAATGGAACGATTCGTTCGATTTTGGACGGAACCGTTTTCCGTAAACCGATTATAGTAAAAAATATTCCTCCTGCCGTTCGTTCTTGGAAAAAACCGATTACGGTTGGACGTCACGCTTACGGGGATCTTTATAAAGATACCGAACTTTATATTCCAGAAGCTGGAAAAGTGGAACTTGTTTATACCGGAAAAGACGGAAAGGAAAAACAAAGAGCCTTGATACACGATTTCGACGGAGCGGGCGTGATTATGGGTCAGCATAACTTGGATAAGTCTATTCTTAGTTTTGCTCAGGCTTGTTTCAATTATGCGATTTCTGAAAAAATCGATCTTTGGTTCGCGACAAAAGACACCATTTCTAAAAAGTATCATGCTAGATTTCGGGCGATTTTCGACGAACTTGCAAAAGCCAAAGCCGGAGATCTCAAAAAAGCCGGAATCGAATATTCGTATTATCTCATAGATGACGCGGTTGCTCAGATTATGAAAAACGAGGGCGGAATGCTCTGGGCTCTGATGAACTACGACGGAGACGTGATGAGTGACATGGTCGCATCCGGATTCGGATCTTTGGGACTCATGACTTCCGTGCTTGTTTCTCCGGACGGAAAATTCGAATATGAAGCCGCTCACGGAACTGTAACCAGACATTACCGTAAATACCAGCAGGGCGAAACTACTTCCACAAACTCAGTCGCTTCTATTTTTGCTTGGACGGGAGCATTGATTAAAAGGGGAGAATTGGATGGAACTCCGGATGTAGTTTCTTTTGGTCATAAACTCGAAAAGGCCGTGATCGACACGATCGAAAGCGGGGAAATGACAAAGGATTTAACACTTCTTTGTACAGATCCAAACGCAAAGGCTTTGGATACTTTTCAGTTTATGGAAGCGATTCAGAAAAGGCTTTAA
- a CDS encoding response regulator, producing the protein MKVLVLDSGTTFRKIISSFFPTEDFQIFEAGSAKEGLDLTFRENFDLITIGMILPDSDGFTVCKTIRNSLRENKYNACKNSKIYLITSGDVESNRTKSMEFGFDGIFPKPSGIDELKLVIKEIIKFSYQKNSIEQRKVGKILIVDDSELNLLLLGKILERNGYSFQAFTEGKKAYEYLQSSEENISYILTDWIMPGFSGQELVEAIRKQEKFDTIPITVITGLEENVGLNISVSQKNVSILQKPYFERKILEYIRKV; encoded by the coding sequence TTGAAAGTACTCGTTTTAGATTCCGGCACGACCTTCAGAAAAATCATATCTTCTTTTTTTCCCACGGAAGACTTTCAGATCTTCGAAGCGGGTTCGGCAAAAGAAGGATTGGATCTTACGTTTCGGGAAAATTTCGATCTAATTACGATCGGAATGATTCTTCCAGACTCTGACGGATTTACGGTCTGTAAAACTATACGAAATAGTTTACGAGAAAATAAATATAACGCATGCAAAAATTCTAAAATATATCTCATTACTTCCGGAGATGTCGAATCAAACCGCACAAAATCCATGGAATTTGGATTTGATGGAATTTTTCCGAAGCCCTCTGGAATTGATGAATTGAAATTGGTAATTAAGGAAATTATTAAATTCTCTTACCAAAAGAATTCCATAGAACAACGAAAAGTCGGAAAAATCCTCATCGTAGACGACTCGGAACTCAACTTACTTCTTTTAGGAAAAATTCTGGAAAGGAACGGTTATTCCTTTCAGGCATTTACAGAAGGAAAAAAGGCGTACGAATATCTTCAATCTTCCGAAGAAAATATTTCTTACATTCTCACCGATTGGATCATGCCCGGCTTTTCAGGACAAGAACTCGTGGAAGCAATCCGCAAACAGGAAAAATTTGACACAATTCCGATCACGGTGATTACGGGACTTGAGGAAAATGTGGGCTTGAATATCTCAGTCTCTCAGAAAAACGTTTCCATTCTTCAAAAACCGTATTTTGAAAGAAAAATTTTAGAATACATTCGCAAAGTTTAA
- a CDS encoding LIC_13241 domain-containing protein, whose translation MNGLDSLEKRIEQTETLISILSKEFFLKLKSDLEEWPRTYEFTYLEKNYKAMFSVFGSFTLSELKQTVDFSPIYYLSLCNNVYQQLVWTKPDGEIMDDPKQIFDELRKYIQIFETSISKIDSREK comes from the coding sequence ATGAACGGGTTAGATTCACTCGAAAAAAGAATTGAACAAACCGAAACTTTGATTTCTATCCTATCCAAAGAGTTTTTTTTGAAGTTAAAATCGGATTTAGAAGAATGGCCACGAACGTATGAATTTACGTATCTGGAAAAAAATTATAAAGCGATGTTTTCCGTTTTCGGTTCCTTTACTTTGAGCGAGCTTAAACAGACAGTTGACTTTTCTCCGATTTATTATCTCAGTTTATGCAATAATGTTTACCAACAGCTTGTTTGGACCAAACCGGACGGAGAAATCATGGACGACCCAAAACAAATCTTTGACGAATTGAGAAAATATATTCAAATTTTCGAAACTTCGATTTCAAAAATCGATTCAAGAGAAAAATAG
- the mazG gene encoding nucleoside triphosphate pyrophosphohydrolase produces the protein MQAKSLAEEIGKLQEITVTLRGENGCPWDKEQNHQTLIPYLIEESQEVIEAILKNDDELLKEELGDLLFQVVFHARLAEERHSFNLEDIAKSVSDKLIFRHPHVFRPEELTLSSSQEVLENWEKIKDKEKKKSNDSSIFSNIPENFSSLLKAEKYQKKAAKVGFDWENISDVQEKVREEMEEFLIEFGRVKADGSNQVRIEEEFGDLLFSLVNLGRHLGISSESALTRTNAKFKKRFQYIEQTLKNRGKTPKESNLKEMDQLWNEAKESET, from the coding sequence ATGCAGGCAAAATCACTCGCAGAGGAAATTGGTAAACTTCAAGAAATCACAGTCACTCTCCGAGGAGAAAACGGATGTCCTTGGGATAAGGAGCAGAATCATCAAACTCTAATTCCTTATCTCATTGAAGAATCCCAAGAAGTCATCGAAGCAATCCTAAAAAACGACGATGAACTCCTCAAAGAAGAATTGGGCGATCTATTGTTTCAAGTTGTGTTTCATGCAAGGCTTGCTGAAGAAAGACATTCATTCAATTTAGAAGACATTGCGAAAAGTGTTTCCGACAAACTAATTTTCAGACATCCTCACGTTTTTAGGCCGGAAGAACTTACCCTTTCTTCTTCTCAGGAAGTTTTGGAAAATTGGGAGAAAATCAAGGATAAGGAAAAGAAGAAATCAAACGACTCATCTATTTTTTCGAACATTCCGGAGAATTTCTCTTCCCTTTTAAAAGCGGAAAAATATCAAAAGAAAGCTGCCAAAGTCGGATTTGATTGGGAGAACATTTCAGATGTGCAAGAAAAAGTTAGAGAAGAAATGGAAGAGTTCTTAATCGAATTTGGTCGTGTCAAAGCAGATGGAAGTAATCAGGTTCGCATCGAAGAAGAATTCGGAGATTTATTATTCAGTTTAGTAAATTTAGGAAGACATCTTGGAATTTCCTCCGAATCCGCACTCACAAGAACGAATGCAAAATTTAAGAAAAGATTCCAATACATAGAGCAAACCTTAAAAAACCGAGGCAAAACTCCGAAAGAATCCAACTTAAAAGAAATGGATCAGCTTTGGAATGAGGCAAAAGAATCAGAAACATGA
- a CDS encoding DUF6580 family putative transport protein, with protein sequence MIRSKSLIVLSLILIAVASRYFPHPANFAPILAISLFAGAHFVSKKLSLLVPICALFMSDLLIGLHDQMLPVYGMVLLLVVAGWQLRASSSVVRIAFWSLGGSVVFFIVTNFYVWLAGYYSYDLNGLAQCYIMAIPFFQNSLLGDMFYTTVLFGGFALIEKVGWIKLASVPIK encoded by the coding sequence ATGATACGTTCAAAAAGTCTTATTGTTCTTTCGCTTATTCTGATTGCGGTTGCGAGTCGCTATTTTCCGCATCCGGCTAATTTTGCGCCAATTCTTGCGATTTCTCTTTTTGCGGGCGCCCATTTTGTTTCTAAGAAGCTGTCTCTGTTGGTTCCCATATGTGCGCTTTTTATGAGCGATTTATTGATCGGATTGCATGATCAGATGTTACCGGTTTACGGAATGGTCTTACTTTTAGTTGTAGCGGGATGGCAGTTAAGAGCGTCTTCTTCCGTCGTTAGAATTGCATTTTGGTCGTTGGGCGGTTCTGTAGTTTTCTTTATCGTTACAAACTTTTACGTATGGCTGGCGGGTTACTATTCGTATGACCTGAATGGACTCGCTCAGTGTTATATCATGGCGATTCCTTTTTTTCAAAATTCTCTTCTGGGTGACATGTTTTATACAACCGTTCTTTTTGGTGGATTTGCTCTGATCGAAAAAGTAGGTTGGATAAAACTTGCTTCGGTTCCTATTAAGTAA
- a CDS encoding LA_2444/LA_4059 family outer membrane protein — protein sequence MEKQIEKLLITILFFLIQTNVMGQNNPPRFDPDILEKEANELEIKAGKAQDPVTRQRMIFEIQKKRKEASELRDKLHEQEISKTPKGATFEIAILLNQTSWIPESLARRQNVSTNETNTFLYTNGLYQNINAITGNGTYDPHIINNTGSFYSNPQGNTKTAYPIRLLFLTESKKYGVEATFLDFRIRPSYSSVNVNPTLGNLNQTYNLYGPQLRRTDIQLNFLYFFETGSGTRIGPSLGIRNLDTYSKEYGNLPGGLGFGTMEEKAGGLGPQIGFRIVKKLNNFFQFHASADYFRTLGKYHLKTNGTTIYNGTQNFLVMETSGSTGENLVKRRGYQIDAGLSFFRTNWLKFTFGFQYTEMRSFVTGYNYDINLLFPDVISSTVLNTITKTVDLTTTRPALQKEVIDTYYGFYLGVSITL from the coding sequence ATGGAAAAACAAATTGAAAAACTCCTTATTACGATACTTTTTTTTCTAATTCAAACGAACGTAATGGGACAAAACAATCCACCCCGATTCGATCCGGATATTTTAGAAAAAGAAGCCAACGAACTCGAAATTAAAGCTGGCAAAGCACAAGATCCCGTCACGAGACAACGCATGATTTTCGAAATTCAGAAAAAAAGAAAAGAAGCCTCCGAACTCAGAGATAAACTTCATGAACAGGAAATTTCCAAAACTCCAAAAGGTGCTACATTTGAAATCGCAATTTTATTGAACCAAACGAGTTGGATTCCGGAATCATTAGCAAGAAGACAAAACGTATCCACCAATGAAACAAACACTTTTCTTTATACAAATGGGCTTTACCAGAATATCAATGCGATCACGGGAAATGGAACCTACGACCCGCATATAATCAACAACACCGGAAGTTTTTATTCGAACCCGCAAGGAAACACGAAGACCGCTTACCCGATTCGATTGTTATTTTTAACCGAATCAAAAAAATACGGTGTGGAAGCAACATTTCTAGATTTTAGGATTCGTCCTTCTTATTCTTCCGTAAATGTCAATCCAACTTTAGGAAACTTAAATCAAACCTATAATTTGTACGGCCCGCAACTTAGAAGAACGGATATTCAATTGAATTTTCTTTACTTTTTTGAAACGGGATCCGGAACTAGAATCGGACCTTCCTTAGGAATCCGTAACCTGGACACGTATTCTAAAGAATACGGAAACTTACCCGGAGGATTAGGCTTCGGAACTATGGAAGAAAAAGCGGGCGGTTTAGGTCCTCAAATCGGATTTAGAATCGTTAAGAAACTGAACAATTTCTTTCAATTTCACGCAAGCGCAGATTATTTTAGAACATTAGGAAAATATCATCTAAAAACGAACGGAACCACAATCTATAACGGCACTCAAAACTTTCTAGTTATGGAAACTTCAGGATCAACGGGTGAAAACCTCGTCAAAAGAAGAGGTTATCAAATCGATGCCGGGCTTTCTTTTTTCAGAACAAACTGGCTCAAGTTTACATTCGGTTTCCAATATACAGAAATGAGATCCTTCGTAACTGGATACAACTACGACATCAACCTATTATTTCCCGACGTGATCAGTTCGACCGTACTAAACACAATTACAAAAACGGTGGATCTGACCACGACAAGACCTGCTCTTCAAAAGGAAGTGATCGATACATACTACGGATTTTATCTAGGAGTCTCTATTACTCTGTAA
- a CDS encoding Panacea domain-containing protein, which translates to MDIKIQNAIAFLAEKFKEKAGRPISQTFLYKLLAYVDFTSLKKYGIPTLGLKYVAMDRGPVPIEIYNEIKEQNKFITFEVIDKKTETYSMKLIEPLIKADLDYFNQDDVDLMRSIVDEHVNDSSKAEDISNKSHDDIKSWQKAYYRNGPDSPMDYADEFESLENLPQEVELFLLYKELKK; encoded by the coding sequence ATGGACATTAAAATTCAAAACGCAATTGCCTTCCTCGCTGAAAAATTTAAAGAAAAAGCAGGACGACCAATATCACAAACTTTTTTATATAAACTTCTTGCGTATGTAGATTTTACTTCTCTCAAAAAATATGGTATTCCTACGCTTGGACTAAAATATGTAGCAATGGATAGAGGTCCAGTTCCAATTGAAATCTATAATGAAATCAAAGAACAAAATAAATTTATCACTTTTGAAGTTATCGATAAAAAAACCGAAACTTACTCAATGAAATTAATTGAACCTCTTATAAAAGCTGATCTTGATTATTTCAATCAAGATGATGTAGACCTAATGCGTTCAATTGTAGATGAGCATGTAAATGACTCTTCAAAAGCTGAAGATATATCAAATAAATCACATGATGATATTAAATCTTGGCAAAAGGCTTATTATCGTAACGGTCCAGATTCACCAATGGATTATGCTGATGAATTTGAATCTTTAGAAAATCTCCCTCAAGAAG